The following are encoded together in the Robertmurraya sp. FSL R5-0851 genome:
- the uca gene encoding urea carboxylase, which yields MFNKVLIANRGAIAVRIERTLKKLNISSVAVYTKADQDSLHVDQADEAVLIGEGVAKDSYLNAELILKTALETGAEAIHPGYGFLSENADFARACQKHGITFIGPTPEQMELFGLKHSAREIAVKAGVPLLPGTTLITKVETAVAEAERIGYPVMLKSTAGGGGIGMRVCADESALKDAFDSVCRLAETNFNNGGVFLEKYIQKARHVEVQIFGNEYGEVVALGERDCSIQRRNQKVVEESPAPCLSSAVREEMLAASKRLAEEVGYRSAGTVEYLYDPEAEKFYFLEVNTRLQVEHGVTEEVLGLDLVEWMVREAAGELRDLNTLYGAPKGHSIQARIYAEDCLNDFRPSGGQLDQVRFSEDARIETWVRDGLSVTSLYDPMLAKIIVHANTREEAINQLSQALQDTRLYGVTTNLQYIQSLLEEEECRSGHVHTQMLKEFSPAECAIEVLDGGIQTTVQDWPGRVGHWDVGVPPCGPMDPFSFRIGNQLLGNDSHAAGLELTLRGGSYRFRGDIVFCLTGSDMKATLDDLPVPTYQVVTAKRGQILSFGEATQGMRTYLLVAGGFDMPLYLGSASTFTLGGFGGHGGRALRTGDVLRVHPCATPPDKELVITQQPVLTKEWTIGVIPGPHCTEEFLLPEYLTQLTETSWEVHFNSSRTGVRLIGPAPLWAREDGGEAGLHPSNIHDNAYAIGTLDLTGDMPILLGPDGPSLGGFVCPVTTASAEFWKLGQLHAGDKVRFQLLTLEEAEQLRKSQELFLENIGDYPVPTLPGEMKLLSPSYPILVQNNESHFPMTIRAAGDEHILIEYGDMELDLLLRFQIHALMDAIQAREDIPVLDLTPGIRSLQVHFDAGQISTLAICALMEGINRELPPLEEIEVPSRVVRLPLSWDDPATQLAIDRYQKNVRPDAPWCPSNLEFIRRVNGLEQIEDVKKTVFDASYLVLGLGDVYLGAPVATPIDPRHRLVTTKYNPARTWTPENAVGIGGAYMCIYGMEGPGGYQFVGRTVQVWNRVRETKSFTEQKPWLLRFFDQIQFYPVSTEELTVMREDFLRGRFEVDITNTTFNLGEYLAFLDSIKESAEEFRQTQEAAFKAERESWKELGLAEYISEQSVSETVEEELPKGVEAVRCTMPGSVWKVLVSPGDVVKEGDVLMIEESMKMEFPQHAPFDGRVQSVHVSPGDEVHAGQLFVSITKEKRGIANENDEHAKATIHS from the coding sequence ATGTTCAATAAAGTCCTTATTGCAAACCGTGGAGCAATTGCGGTTCGAATTGAAAGAACGCTAAAAAAACTAAACATTTCATCGGTTGCGGTGTATACAAAAGCAGACCAAGATAGCCTTCATGTTGATCAAGCGGATGAAGCCGTATTAATTGGTGAAGGTGTGGCAAAAGATAGCTATCTCAATGCCGAACTCATTTTAAAAACGGCACTTGAAACAGGAGCGGAAGCCATTCATCCAGGCTATGGGTTCCTTAGTGAAAATGCTGATTTCGCGCGTGCTTGTCAGAAACATGGAATCACTTTTATTGGTCCTACTCCTGAGCAAATGGAGCTGTTTGGATTAAAGCATTCAGCACGTGAAATTGCGGTGAAAGCAGGAGTTCCTCTTTTACCAGGTACCACCTTAATAACGAAAGTAGAAACCGCCGTTGCGGAAGCCGAACGAATTGGTTATCCTGTTATGCTTAAAAGTACAGCAGGAGGTGGAGGAATTGGAATGCGTGTTTGTGCAGATGAGTCTGCGCTAAAGGATGCCTTCGATTCAGTCTGTCGCCTAGCAGAAACGAATTTTAACAACGGAGGAGTCTTTTTAGAAAAATATATTCAAAAAGCACGCCACGTAGAGGTTCAAATCTTTGGCAATGAGTACGGTGAAGTGGTTGCATTAGGAGAACGTGATTGCTCCATTCAGCGCCGTAATCAAAAGGTGGTAGAAGAAAGTCCAGCTCCATGTTTATCTTCAGCAGTTCGTGAGGAAATGCTAGCTGCTTCAAAACGATTGGCTGAGGAAGTGGGATACAGAAGTGCAGGAACGGTCGAATATTTGTATGACCCGGAAGCGGAAAAGTTTTACTTTCTTGAAGTGAATACCAGGCTTCAGGTAGAACACGGTGTGACCGAAGAAGTGTTAGGTCTTGATTTAGTCGAGTGGATGGTTCGTGAAGCGGCTGGTGAGCTTCGTGATCTAAATACTTTGTACGGCGCTCCGAAAGGGCATAGTATTCAAGCTCGAATTTATGCAGAAGACTGTCTGAATGATTTTCGTCCGAGCGGTGGTCAGTTGGATCAAGTTCGCTTTTCAGAGGATGCTCGGATTGAAACGTGGGTTAGAGATGGTTTGAGCGTTACCTCTTTGTATGACCCCATGCTTGCCAAAATAATTGTTCATGCAAACACTCGTGAAGAAGCCATCAATCAGCTAAGTCAAGCGCTACAGGATACTAGGCTCTATGGTGTGACCACCAACTTACAGTATATACAGTCCCTATTAGAGGAAGAAGAATGCCGCTCTGGACATGTGCATACTCAAATGTTAAAGGAATTTTCGCCAGCGGAATGTGCCATTGAAGTACTCGATGGTGGGATCCAAACGACGGTGCAAGATTGGCCAGGACGGGTGGGGCACTGGGATGTAGGAGTCCCTCCTTGTGGACCGATGGATCCATTCTCTTTCCGAATCGGAAATCAGTTGCTAGGGAATGACTCTCATGCTGCTGGACTAGAGCTAACGTTACGTGGGGGCTCTTACCGTTTCCGTGGAGATATTGTTTTTTGCTTAACCGGCTCAGATATGAAAGCGACTTTGGATGATCTTCCTGTTCCGACCTACCAGGTGGTCACTGCCAAGCGCGGGCAAATTCTTTCATTTGGTGAAGCTACACAAGGAATGCGCACTTATTTACTAGTGGCGGGTGGGTTCGATATGCCCCTCTATTTAGGGAGTGCTTCAACCTTTACACTTGGAGGGTTTGGTGGACACGGTGGGCGCGCACTTCGTACAGGAGATGTGTTGCGTGTTCATCCTTGTGCAACACCTCCTGATAAAGAGCTTGTCATTACACAACAGCCTGTATTAACAAAAGAATGGACAATAGGTGTTATTCCCGGTCCACATTGTACAGAAGAGTTTTTATTGCCAGAGTATTTGACGCAGTTGACAGAAACAAGCTGGGAAGTTCATTTTAATAGCTCTCGTACAGGTGTACGTTTAATTGGGCCGGCTCCACTTTGGGCTAGAGAAGACGGAGGAGAAGCGGGCTTACATCCTTCTAATATTCACGACAACGCGTATGCGATAGGGACATTAGATTTAACTGGAGATATGCCGATCTTACTGGGCCCTGATGGTCCGAGTCTTGGGGGATTTGTTTGTCCAGTGACAACCGCATCAGCCGAGTTTTGGAAGTTAGGCCAGCTTCATGCTGGTGACAAGGTTCGCTTTCAGCTTTTAACTTTAGAAGAGGCAGAGCAACTAAGAAAGTCACAAGAATTGTTTTTAGAAAATATAGGAGATTATCCAGTTCCTACATTGCCAGGAGAAATGAAGCTGTTATCACCAAGTTATCCGATACTTGTTCAAAATAATGAAAGTCATTTTCCAATGACGATTCGTGCAGCGGGAGATGAACATATTCTCATTGAGTATGGAGATATGGAGTTAGATCTCTTGCTCCGTTTTCAAATTCATGCATTGATGGATGCGATTCAAGCTCGTGAAGATATTCCGGTTTTAGATTTAACGCCAGGGATTCGTTCTCTACAAGTCCATTTTGATGCAGGCCAAATATCAACTTTAGCTATTTGTGCATTAATGGAAGGAATTAACCGAGAGTTACCACCGTTAGAGGAGATTGAAGTACCGTCCCGTGTGGTTCGACTTCCTCTTTCATGGGATGATCCAGCCACTCAGCTTGCCATCGATCGTTATCAAAAAAATGTCCGACCTGATGCGCCTTGGTGTCCAAGTAACTTGGAATTTATCAGAAGAGTGAATGGTTTAGAGCAGATAGAGGATGTGAAGAAAACCGTCTTTGATGCGAGCTATTTGGTTCTTGGTCTTGGCGATGTATACTTGGGTGCACCTGTAGCAACTCCCATCGATCCAAGACATCGATTGGTAACAACAAAATATAATCCCGCTCGAACATGGACACCGGAAAATGCCGTTGGAATTGGTGGCGCCTATATGTGTATCTATGGAATGGAGGGACCTGGTGGCTACCAGTTTGTTGGACGGACGGTTCAAGTTTGGAATCGAGTTAGGGAAACGAAAAGTTTTACAGAGCAAAAGCCATGGTTACTACGTTTCTTTGACCAAATTCAATTTTATCCTGTCAGTACAGAAGAGCTTACAGTGATGAGAGAAGATTTCCTAAGAGGTCGTTTTGAAGTAGATATTACCAACACAACCTTTAACCTTGGAGAGTACTTAGCGTTTTTAGATTCGATTAAAGAGAGTGCGGAAGAGTTCCGCCAAACGCAGGAAGCAGCCTTTAAGGCGGAGCGTGAGAGCTGGAAAGAGCTAGGTCTTGCTGAGTATATTTCGGAACAATCCGTGTCTGAAACGGTTGAAGAAGAATTGCCAAAAGGAGTAGAAGCGGTTCGTTGTACGATGCCAGGCAGCGTCTGGAAAGTGCTGGTTTCTCCTGGTGATGTGGTAAAGGAAGGCGACGTATTAATGATTGAGGAAAGTATGAAGATGGAATTTCCTCAACATGCTCCGTTTGATGGACGTGTTCAATCGGTCCACGTGTCGCCAGGTGATGAAGTTCATGCGGGACAACTGTTTGTCTCCATTACAAAAGAAAAGCGGGGGATAGCCAATGAAAACGATGAACACGCCAAAGCAACTATCCATTCATAA
- a CDS encoding urea amidolyase associated protein UAAP2 — MATLQYKVSERQVDEAIDNYIVPAGEGWTKILEPGQVLRIVDLEGNQAADTLFYDADHPMDHYSAINTIQRQGNVYLTTGSVLVSESGKELVEIVADTCGRHDTLGGACSAQSNTVRYAHDTLPMHNCRDTFMLQLSKYGSQFNKRDLAPNVNFFMNVPVTPEGGLTFEDGVSAPGYYVEMKAVSRTLVLISNCPQLNNPCNAYNPTPIQLLIWDK; from the coding sequence ATGGCCACTTTACAATATAAAGTTAGTGAAAGACAGGTAGATGAAGCAATTGATAACTATATCGTTCCTGCTGGAGAAGGGTGGACCAAAATTCTTGAACCAGGACAGGTGTTAAGAATAGTGGATCTAGAGGGAAACCAGGCGGCAGACACCCTATTTTACGATGCGGATCATCCAATGGACCATTATAGTGCGATCAATACAATCCAACGCCAAGGCAATGTGTATTTAACGACGGGTTCCGTTCTAGTATCCGAGTCAGGAAAAGAACTAGTTGAGATTGTTGCCGATACATGTGGACGCCACGATACGCTTGGTGGTGCTTGTTCCGCACAAAGTAACACCGTTCGTTATGCTCATGACACGCTTCCGATGCATAACTGTCGAGATACGTTTATGCTTCAACTATCAAAGTATGGAAGCCAATTTAACAAACGAGATTTAGCACCAAACGTGAACTTCTTTATGAATGTTCCTGTGACTCCAGAAGGTGGATTAACCTTTGAAGATGGTGTATCCGCTCCAGGATATTATGTAGAAATGAAAGCAGTCAGTCGAACGCTTGTCCTTATTAGCAACTGTCCACAATTAAATAATCCTTGTAACGCTTATAATCCAACACCTATTCAACTACTAATCTGGGATAAATAA
- a CDS encoding urea amidolyase associated protein UAAP1, whose amino-acid sequence MSKILTKLIPAGGKWSTKIKSGKQLTFTTLGDGANLSLLLYNADDTSERYNMPDTLKAQHTAHLTTGNVLMSDNGRVLASMIDDSLGWHDTISGYATRLMIDERYGKTTYQEQRNDWYRSGEENFAVELFRNGLTNRDLIPVVNLFSKVFCKEDGSLHFKPGHSKKGDTITLRTEMDVLMIVSNTPNPLDASSNYPSVPVEITITDAAPVEENDVCVNHRPENRRAFENTWDYCLLTKGGTN is encoded by the coding sequence ATGAGTAAGATACTAACGAAATTAATTCCTGCTGGTGGAAAATGGTCAACAAAAATAAAAAGTGGAAAACAACTAACCTTTACGACTCTCGGTGATGGAGCCAATCTTTCTCTCCTTTTATATAACGCAGATGACACATCCGAACGCTACAATATGCCGGATACATTAAAGGCTCAGCATACCGCTCACTTAACGACTGGAAATGTCTTGATGAGTGACAATGGAAGAGTATTAGCTAGTATGATTGATGATTCTCTAGGCTGGCATGACACGATATCAGGTTATGCCACACGCCTAATGATCGACGAACGATATGGGAAGACCACCTATCAAGAACAAAGAAATGATTGGTATCGAAGTGGGGAAGAAAACTTTGCGGTTGAATTGTTCCGAAATGGATTAACAAACAGAGATCTAATCCCCGTTGTTAATTTATTTTCGAAAGTATTTTGCAAGGAAGATGGTTCACTTCATTTCAAGCCAGGTCATTCCAAAAAAGGGGACACCATTACACTGAGAACAGAGATGGACGTTCTGATGATCGTATCAAACACGCCAAATCCGCTGGACGCTAGTTCCAATTATCCCTCTGTTCCTGTCGAGATCACGATCACTGATGCAGCTCCTGTAGAAGAGAACGATGTTTGTGTGAACCATCGTCCGGAAAATCGTCGTGCATTTGAGAACACATGGGACTATTGTTTACTAACAAAAGGAGGAACAAACTAA
- the atzF gene encoding allophanate hydrolase yields MKTMNTPKQLSIHNLREKYKSNELTPEKLIQEIIRRSEADKEMNIWITPPSMEWIQPYLDNLKKMAPEKAPLWGIPFAIKDNIDLAGVPTTAGCAEFAYTPVEHATVVRRLIDAGAIPVGKANLDQFATGLVGTRSPYGETKNALNPELISGGSSSGSAVSVARGQVAFALGTDTAGSGRVPAALNRLIGFKPSLGAWPTKGVVPACASLDCVTVFANDLSDVEMVDQVVRGLDKCDPWSKNINRQANVLPEKIYLMKEPPIFFGPFAEKYENAWKAAIVGLEKLNIPIEYIDGGYLSEAASVLYDGPWVAERWSDLGAFISENKGVAFPVTEAVLRSGAKPEYDAASVFQAMHKLQAFKQTAHQQFKDGVLVMPTSGGTWTRDEVRSNPIATNSAMGFYTNHCNLLDLSAINIPTLDAEENLPFGITFFSTNQNEHFILGLADLMLNNKQTEPQKTTTLVAVCGLHMRGFPLEKQMVEHQATFVKEAKTAPTYKLVKLDTIPAKPGLIRSNHDGASIELELWEMPVSEFGKFTLLIPAPLGMGKVQLEDGTEVPGFVCEANEMLKGDDITQLGGWRYQR; encoded by the coding sequence ATGAAAACGATGAACACGCCAAAGCAACTATCCATTCATAATCTAAGAGAAAAATATAAGTCTAACGAATTAACACCAGAAAAGCTGATTCAAGAGATTATCCGACGAAGTGAAGCTGACAAAGAGATGAATATTTGGATCACACCACCATCAATGGAATGGATCCAGCCTTACTTAGATAACTTGAAAAAAATGGCCCCAGAGAAAGCTCCTCTCTGGGGAATCCCCTTTGCGATTAAAGATAATATCGACCTAGCGGGTGTACCAACAACAGCGGGTTGTGCGGAGTTTGCTTATACTCCTGTAGAACATGCGACAGTAGTAAGACGACTGATCGACGCTGGGGCCATCCCGGTTGGAAAAGCAAATCTCGATCAATTCGCTACCGGACTTGTCGGAACTAGAAGTCCATATGGCGAAACAAAGAACGCTCTGAATCCAGAATTAATTAGTGGAGGGTCTAGTTCAGGTTCTGCCGTTTCAGTTGCCAGAGGTCAAGTAGCTTTTGCTCTTGGCACGGATACAGCAGGATCCGGTCGTGTACCAGCTGCGCTTAATCGATTGATAGGATTTAAGCCAAGTCTCGGTGCATGGCCAACGAAAGGGGTAGTTCCCGCTTGTGCGAGTTTGGATTGTGTTACGGTGTTTGCAAACGACTTGTCCGATGTAGAGATGGTTGACCAAGTGGTAAGAGGGTTAGATAAGTGTGATCCATGGTCAAAAAATATCAACCGCCAGGCAAATGTGTTACCTGAAAAAATCTATTTAATGAAGGAGCCACCAATCTTTTTTGGACCGTTCGCAGAAAAGTATGAAAATGCTTGGAAAGCGGCTATTGTAGGATTAGAAAAACTAAATATTCCTATTGAGTACATTGATGGAGGCTACTTATCAGAGGCAGCTAGTGTTTTATACGATGGTCCATGGGTGGCAGAACGATGGTCCGACTTAGGTGCATTCATTTCGGAGAATAAAGGTGTTGCATTTCCTGTAACTGAGGCCGTTTTGCGTTCAGGGGCAAAGCCAGAATATGATGCGGCATCCGTTTTTCAAGCAATGCATAAATTACAAGCATTCAAGCAAACGGCTCACCAGCAGTTTAAAGATGGAGTGTTGGTGATGCCTACCTCTGGGGGCACATGGACAAGAGATGAGGTACGAAGCAACCCGATTGCGACTAACAGTGCGATGGGCTTTTACACGAATCATTGCAATCTATTAGATCTGAGTGCTATTAATATCCCAACCCTGGATGCTGAAGAGAACCTACCATTTGGGATAACATTTTTCTCAACAAATCAAAATGAGCATTTCATCCTTGGGCTAGCCGATCTCATGCTAAATAATAAACAAACTGAACCCCAAAAAACGACAACGCTAGTAGCGGTGTGTGGGTTGCACATGAGAGGCTTTCCTCTTGAGAAGCAAATGGTAGAACATCAGGCTACGTTTGTTAAAGAAGCAAAAACAGCTCCAACCTACAAACTAGTGAAACTGGATACCATACCGGCAAAGCCGGGACTTATACGCTCCAATCATGACGGAGCTTCTATTGAGCTTGAACTTTGGGAAATGCCTGTTTCAGAATTTGGTAAATTTACCTTACTCATCCCAGCTCCTCTGGGCATGGGAAAAGTTCAACTTGAAGACGGAACGGAAGTACCTGGGTTTGTGTGTGAGGCAAATGAGATGCTAAAAGGGGATGATATAACTCAATTGGGCGGCTGGCGCTATCAACGTTGA